Proteins from a genomic interval of Quercus robur chromosome 9, dhQueRobu3.1, whole genome shotgun sequence:
- the LOC126700933 gene encoding uncharacterized protein LOC126700933: protein MDTRKLSECELDDVYKFHRKDAQKMTRIASQYSRAANDAYQRGDCVSGYHYSLMAREAQFVADCLNAKAATKIFKYVNSTEDLWKLDLHGLHANEAIQALHCRLQQIELSGQRPKTIRGHHG from the exons ATGGATACTAGAAAGCTTTCTGAGTGTGAATTGGATGATGTCTACAAGTTCCATAGAAAAGATGCACAGAAAATGACAAG GATAGCATCCCAATACTCAAGAGCAGCCAATGATGCATATCAAAGAGGTGATTGTGTTTCCGGTTATCATTACTCGTTGATGGCTCGAGAAGCACAATTCGTTGCTGACTGTCTCAACGCTAAGGCAGCCACGAAAATATTCAAGTATGTGAATAGCACAGAAGACTTATGGAAATTGGATTTGCATGGTCTTCATGCAAATGAAGCCATTCAAGCTTTGCATTGCCGTCTGCAACAAATTGAACTATCAGGGCAGAGGCCAAAAACCATTAGAGGTCATCACGGGTAG
- the LOC126700374 gene encoding putative pentatricopeptide repeat-containing protein At1g19290: MMVRTQHQLSLQTKTHIIGSFSSSSTNAQVLHSSPALSSPLHPIRSLHVSRPLHRIESKLTRPELTDRISRLLVLQRHDAISNLSFDFSDGLVDSVLRKLRLNPGACLGFFKLASKQKTFRLNVKSYCKIVHILSRARMYDETRSYLNELVGFCKNNYTALFVWDELVRVYREFTFSPVVFDMVLKVYAEKGMIKNALHVFDNMPKYGCVPSLRSCNCLLSSLVRKGESHTAVLVYDQMIRMGIVPDVFTCTIMVNAYCKEGRASRALEFLKEMESLGFETNVVTYNCLIDGYVGVGDVEGVERVLRLMSEKGISRNVVTYTMLIKGYCKQGKMEEAEKMFQEMKEEEEKEGLVVVDERAYGVLVDGYCRAGKMDDAIRVRNEMLEIGLKSNIFICNSLINGYCKLGQVHEAEGVLMRMVEWNLKPDSYSYNTLLDGYCREGHISKAFKFCDKMLYEGVEPTVVTYNTLLKGLCQAGAFDDALRLWHLMLNRGVDPNDIGYCTLLDGLFKMGDFDRAFVVWKDILARGFTKSRVAYNTMVNGLCKLGKLVEAEEIFDRMKELGCSPDGITYRTLVDGYCKVGKVEEALKLKGTMEREAIVSSIEIYNSLICGVFKCRKLSKAMDLLAEMQTKGLSPNVVTYGIFIAGWCNEGMLDKAFSAYFEMIEKGFAPNVIICSKIVSSLYRLCRIDEASLLLQKMVDFNIVSHERCFNKFLKDDVRHLNILKIANSFEESAKKISLPNKIMNNIAIFGLCKSGKVDDARSLLSELLLRGFGPDNFTYCTLIHSCSATGNVNEAFNLRDEMLKQGIVPNITTYNALINCLCESGNMDRALRLFYKLHRKGLTPNVVTYNILIDQYCKIGNTSEALKLKDRMEEEGVALSIITYSALINGLCKLGNMEESTKLLDQMIKAGVLTDMKKFSKLHNMTQMRCPSSGIVSPEPAILDDCLDAEGMPNYYYMSEAVS, translated from the coding sequence ATGATGGTACGGACACAACACCAACTCTCTTTgcaaaccaaaacccacatcaTCGGATcattctcctcctcctccaccaatGCTCAGGTACTCCACTCCTCTCCtgctctctcctctcctctccaccCAATCAGATCCCTCCACGTGTCCCGTCCCCTTCACCGGATCGAATCCAAGctaacccggcccgaattaacCGATCGGATCTCCCGCCTCCTCGTACTCCAACGACACGACGCCATATCCAACCTCTCCTTCGACTTCTCCGACGGACTCGTCGACTCCGTTCTCCGAAAACTCCGTTTAAACCCTGGCGCTTGTTTAGGGTTTTTCAAATTGGCCTCTAAGCAAAAAACGTTCAGACTCAATGTTAAATCTTATTGTAAGATTGTTCACATTTTGTCTAGAGCTCGAATGTACGATGAAACGAGGTCGTATTTGAATGAATTGGTTGGTTTTTGTAAGAATAACTACACTGCGCTTTTTGTTTGGGACGAGCTCGTTAGGGTTTATAGGGAATTCACGTTTTCACCAGTTGTTTTCGATATGGTTTTGAAAGTTTATGCTGAGAAAGGTATGATAAAGAATGCACTCCATGTGTTTGATAATATGCCTAAGTATGGTTGCGTGCCGAGTTTGCGGTCTTGTAATTGTTTGTTGAGTAGTTTGGTAAGGAAAGGCGAAAGTCACACTGCTGTATTGGTTTATGATCAGATGATTAGGATGGGGATTGTGCCGGATGTTTTCACGTGCACGATAATGGTGAATGCTTATTGTAAGGAGGGGAGAGCGAGTAGAGCTTTGGAGTTTTTGAAAGAAATGGAGAGTTTGGGTTTTGAGACGAATGTAGTGACGTACAATTGTTTGATTGATGGGTATGTTGGTGTTGGGGATGTGGAAGGAGTGGAaagggtgttgaggttgatgtcTGAAAAGGGGATTTCGAGGAATGTCGTGACTTATACAATGTTGATTAAGGGTTATTGCAAGCAAGGTAAGATGGAGGAAGCAGAGAAGATGTTTCAAGAaatgaaggaggaggaggagaaggaaGGGTTGGTGGTAGTGGATGAGCGTGCTTATGGAGTGTTGGTAGATGGGTATTGTCGAGCTGGCAAAATGGATGATGCCATTAGGGTTCGGAATGAGATGTTGGAGATAGGCTTGAAGAGCAATATATTCATTTGCAACTCGTTAATCAATGGGTATTGTAAGCTTGGTCAGGTTCATGAAGCAGAGGGAGTTTTAATGCGTATGGTGGAGTGGAACTTAAAGCCAGATTCTTATAGTTATAATACTCTCTTGGATGGGTACTGTAGGGAAGGTCATATAAGCAAGGCTTTCAAGTTTTGTGACAAGATGCTATATGAAGGAGTTGAACCAACTGTTGTAACTTACAATACTCTTCTCAAGGGTCTATGTCAAGCAGGTGCCTTTGATGATGCTCTACGCCTTTGGCATTTAATGCTGAATAGAGGGGTGGATCCAAACGACATTGGCTATTGTACTCTTCTTGATGGACTGTTCAAGATGGGGGATTTTGACAGGGCTTTTGTGGTGTGGAAAGATATTTTAGCACGGGGATTTACTAAGAGCAGGGTTGCTTACAATACAATGGTAAATGGATTATGTAAATTGGGGAAATTAGTTGAAGCAGAGGAGATTTTTGACAGGATGAAAGAGCTAGGATGTTCACCTGATGGAATAACATATCGAACCCTGGTTGATGGATATTGTAAAGTTGGAAAAGTTGAAGAAGCTTTAAAACTTAAAGGGACAATGGAAAGAGAAGCTATTGTTTCTTCCATTGAAATTTATAATTCTCTTATTTGTGGTGTTTTTAAGTGTAGGAAATTAAGTAAAGCAATGGATCTTCTTGCTGAGATGCAGACTAAAGGATTATCCCCAAATGTTGTTACTTATGGCATCTTTATCGCTGGTTGGTGCAATGAAGGGATGCTGGATAAAGCCTTTAGTGCATACTTTGAGATGATTGAAAAGGGTTTTGCGCCCAATGTAATCATTTGCAGCAAAATTGTGAGCAGCCTGTATAGGCTTTGTAGGATTGATGAAGCAAGTTTGCTTTTGCAGAAGATGGtggattttaatattgtttcGCATGAAAGatgttttaataagtttctCAAGGATGACGTTAGACATCTAAACATATTGAAAATTGCTAATTCATTTGaagaaagtgcaaaaaaaatttctctaccCAACAAAATTATGAACAATATAGCTATTTTTGGGCTATGCAAGTCTGGGAAGGTAGATGATGCAAGAAGTTTATTGTCAGAACTGTTGCTTAGAGGCTTTGGTCCTGATAATTTTACTTATTGTACCCTAATTCATAGCTGTTCAGCCACTGGCAATGTGAATGAAGCTTTCAACTTACGGGATGAGATGCTGAAGCAGGGTATTGTTCCAAACATTACTACATACAATGCTCTTATTAATTGCTTGTGTGAGTCAGGAAATATGGATCGAGCACTGAGGCTTTTCTATAAACTTCACCGAAAGGGGTTAACTCCTAATGTAGTTACCTATAATATTTTGATTGATCAGTACTGTAAAATTGGTAATACTAGTGAAGCCCTTAAATTGAAAGATAGAATGGAAGAAGAAGGGGTTGCTCTATCTATTATTACCTACTCTGCGTTGATCAATGGTCTTTGCAAGCTGGGAAATATGGAAGAATCTACGAAGCTTTTGGATCAAATGATCAAGGCTGGTGTGCTCACAGACATGAAGAAATTCTCCAAGCTTCATAATATGACTCAGATGAGATGTCCCTCTTCTGGTATTGTTTCTCCTGAGCCAGCTATTTTAGACGATTGCTTAGATGCTGAAGGAATGCCTAATTATTACTACATGTCTGAAGCTGTGAGTTGA